The Thermosynechococcus sp. HN-54 DNA segment GTTGCGGTACTTTAGGGCTACCTGACGCACTTGCCAACCGTTGGTGGCAGCAATTTCCTTGGCTTTCTTGCCTACGGGCGCACAAACAGCCTTAAAGGTGTCAAGGGTGGGTTCGCTGGGACTCCCTTCTAGGGTAGAGGCAAGGCCAATGCGCATTTGATCCAATTGTTCAATGGCGGTTACGGCTTTCCCCAGTTCATCGGGATTCACACTGGCCAATGTGGCTAAGGAACCCTGAGCCCATAGGGATACCATCAATAGCCCTATGAGAAAGATTCGCACCATACAAGTTGCTCCTTTATTAAATTTTGTCAATGTTTACCTGTTAAACTTTCACGGTTGGTTGCTGCTCTAGCAACGCGGTGGATTGCAGGGGACGCACGAGGGAGAGGCCAAAGAATAGCCGCAGTCCCCACTGTTCAAACCAAGGAACACTTAGCCCCCATCTCATTTTCAGCAGGAAGTAGTGCTCAAAGACAGCCTTGACCCAACTGACCCACAATCCTTGAATGGCGTAGGCCAAGCGGCGCTTTTGCCCGAGGGCCTCAGGAATCACAGGAGCGGCAATATAGGCAATACCCGTATCACCAAAGTCAGCAAAACAGAGGGCATCCAGTGTTGGCACGACAGGGTCAGCGGCTAATTCCCCAAGGGCAACAGCAATATTGTGGCTGGCAGCGATCGCCATCTCCTCGGTCATTTGCCCGGTTTTGGGCAACCCCACGGGAACAGGGGTGACTTCTAAAGGCTGAAGGTGAACACTAATGCCAACCCCATAGATCTCAGGATAGTTGGGATGTTGAAGGGTAGGCAGCAGGGGCAAAAATCCCTTTTCATTGCCAAGGCCGCAGGCGCGCACAAACGAGGCTCCGCGAAAGGACGGCAAAATCATGCTGTAGCCAAAGGGGATGCTCCGTCCATCTCGTAGCAGAATCCGATGCGGCTCAAGGGCGGTGATCTCAGCGTTGGTGATCGTTTCAATGCCCCGTTCCTCAATCAAGTTGCGGGTGAGTTGATCGCTGTTGGCCAAGCCGCCAATTCCCAAGTGGCCAACGTAGGGTTCAGGGGTAATGAACGTGATCTTGACGCGATCGCGCAACCCATGACGCCGCAGGGCATGCTCCGCCAAAAACAGAAATTCATAGGCAGGTCCAAAGCAACTGGCTCCCGGCGCCGCACCCACAACTAAGTCCTTGGGGTCTTTGAGAAATTCTTGCCATGCTCTATGGGCGGCCACTGCATGGGCGGGAGTACACACCGAATGACTATGGATGCCAAGGCCGGGAATCAGATCGAGGGCGAGTTCTGCCCCTGTGGCAATCACTAAGTAGTCGTAGTCAAGGGTTTGCTCAGGCAAATAAACCTTCTTTGCTTCAGGATCAACCCGCTGCACTTTGCCCTGCACCCATGTCAACCGATGCCGACGGCTCACCGTCTCTAAGGGTACTTGTAGGCGTTCGAGGGAATTGTGTCCTAGGGCAACCGCCACTAGTCCCGGAATAAACGTAAAGCGATCCACATCGGAGACTAAGACCACTGCATGGCGATCGCCCAAACGATGCTTCAATTCATAGGCTGTGGGCAATCCGCCGATGCCCGCCCCTAGGACAACCACCCGTGCCATGACCGTATCCTCTGCAAATTTATTTAATTAACTATATGGTAGTATAAGAATATGCAATTGGCTACAACCGTCTGTGCTACGGAGAACCCTAGAGTCGCACTGAATTGATCCTGTGGCCTTGTCGCGGCAGCCGTTGGGACTATACTGGAAAGAACACGACCTGTTGGAAGCCCATCGGATGAATAGTTGCGTCCTCTTTGCAGAAGTGATTCAAGCGCCAGAACTGCGCTACACCCAAGAAAATCAGATGGCAGTGGCGACAATGGTGGTGCAGTTTGCCAGCTTGCGCAGTGAAGAGCCACCTATGAGTTTGCGGACAGTAGCTTGGGGCAATTTGGGGCAAAAAATGCAGGCGGAGTGCAAAGTGGGCGATCGCCTGATCCTCGAAGGTCGGCTAAAAATGGACACGATTGACCGCCCGGAAGGCTTCAAAGAAAAACGTGCCGAGCTGGTGGTGAGCCGTTTCTACACCGTTGAAGGAAATATTGTGGATCATCCGGCACAGCCGGCAACCGCCCCCATGGCCACACCCGCAGTTACAGCACCTGTGACACCTAGGGTGGCACCCCCACCCCCTGAACCCGAAGATATTAACCTAGATGAGGTGCCTTTCTAGGGGTGCAGTCGGCAGGTTTGAATTTGCCACGGGCTAAGGGTGACTACATCGGCATCCTCTGCGGGGGTCTCTAAGAGCGTTTGCAGTGCTTTGATCTGCCATGGGATGAGCGTTGAGTGCAGCACCAAGGTGCCCCCTTCCCCAGCCACGTCTGCCACTCGCAATTGCCAACCCTGTCCATCCTCTGCCTGTTTTAGAGCAAGACATTGAATGTGGGCATCCGACCAATGGAGCAGGTGGGCGTGGGGAGGTAAGGTTCCTGAGGGGTTGGGAGGGGCAAACAGCTTCGCTGTGCCATGGGCGATCGCGCTCCTGAGGGGATGATTAAACTGAGCCACCCATTGGGGGACAGCAGCCGCTTGCCATGCGCCACTGTGGGGAAACACGCCATAACTAAAGCGGTGCTGACGGCGATCGCTCGTCGGATCGGGCCAAGTGGGCGATCGCAAGAGGGTCAATCGCAGTTGATTGGCTTGGGCATCAAGGCCGTGCTTGCAGTCAGTGAAGAGGCTCACCCCATACTCTGGCGTACTCAAATCCACCCAAGTGAGAAAGGGCACCTCCCATTTCGTTTGCTCGTGGGCGGGCAGCTGGGGATTGGGGAGGGTGGGGCGCACCGTGACGCCGCCGGGAGTTTCACAGGTGATCTGCTCAGCACGGATACCCAAGGGAAAGGCAGCCTTGAGGAGAATATGTTCCTCCTGCCAATCAATTTCCGTATCAATGCGCAGCCAAGGGGTTTGATACTGCAACACATAGTCCTGCTGAATCCACGAGGACTGAAAGCGCCACCTCACCCGTAGCCGTTGCTCCAATTGATGCCACGTCACCCATTCAATGGCTTCTAGGGTTGCCCCCGCCAGTCGGTGCTGCCCATAGTTGGGGTCAATGTTCCAAGCATCCCAGTACTGCCCCTGATCACGGAAAAATTGCAGTTGATTGCCGCGATCGCCCAAGCAGGGACGATGATTCAACTTGTCATACAGATTGGTGATTTCCCCGGTTGCTGGATCAATTTCAACGTGGAGATAGTTATTTTCCAAGACATAGCCCAAGGGTGGGGTTGGTAACGTATCAGGGCGCGATCGCGGGCAAAGCCACAGCAGCGTGTAGCCGATGCCCGGCACCTCAGGGGTACGAAACGTCAGGCAACCTTGGGGAGCATTCAACTGCACTGGTAAATCGTAGTCGCCCCGTGGACAATAAACCCGCCAAGAGGGAATCTCCTGCGGTAGCTGCGCCAAGTCAATGTGGACAACTCCGGCGCGATCGCCCACTAAGCCATTGAAGATCACAACGGGAATTGCCCCTGTCACAGGAGGGGCGCCGCAGTCAATAGACTGGTACAGTGCAGTTTGCGCTTCCTCTAGAACGGTCTCTGTCGTCCTCAGGAGTTGTTGCCACGTTGGTGCCACCTCAGCATAGACCTCTGGAATCGAGGAGCCGGGGAGAATATCGTGGAACTGATTAAAGAGCAGTTGCTGCCAGCAGGTTTTGAGTGCTTCTGTAGGATAGGAAAAAGAAGTCGTGATAGCTGCAAGAGCAGACCAACATTCTGCCTGCTGGAGTTGGCGTTGGGCGCGATCGTGGGCAGCCTTTTGATCCCCATGACTGGTGTAGCAGCCACGATGAAATTCCAAGTAGAGTTCCCCTTGCCAATGGGTGGTCGGCGGTGTTTCTTGGCTTAATTGCTCCAGATACTGCCGCACCGTTGTCCACCGCCACTGCGGGCCAATTCCCCCCAGTTGTTGCCAGCGCCGCACCTGTTGCAGCATTGCCGCGGTTGGTCCACCGCCATGATCGCCCACACCGGGGAGCCAGAGACTGCGCCGTGATCCCGTTTGTTGCCACCACTCTTGGGCGTAGGCAGCCATTTTCACTGGATCAATGCCCTCACCAATAGGCGCTGACATCAGCGCATTTACCTCAGCCCCCGCCACATCCCGCCAAACAAACCAGCCGTGGGGAAAGCGCGTGGTATCATTCCAGCGCAATTTTTGGGTGACAAAGTAGCGAATGCCCCCCTGAGCCAAGAAACTAGGGAGTCGTTCGGGAAAGCCGAAGGTGTCCGGCAACCAAGCAATGGGACTGAGATTGCCAAAGGCCTGCTGCACATACTGCTGACCATAGAGAATCTGGCGGACAATGGATTCACCGTTAATCAGATTCAGTTCCGGCTCCACCCAAAGACCCGCCGCCACATCCCACCAACCCCCTGCCACCGCTTCCTGAATCCGCCCAAAGAGTTCCGGGGCATGGGTTTGCAAATAGGCATAGAGGGCGGGGGTGGAGTGGGTAAACGTTAGTTCGGGGTAGTGTTCCTTCAGCTGTAAGATGGATCGAAAAGTGGACTGTGC contains these protein-coding regions:
- a CDS encoding NAD(P)/FAD-dependent oxidoreductase; amino-acid sequence: MARVVVLGAGIGGLPTAYELKHRLGDRHAVVLVSDVDRFTFIPGLVAVALGHNSLERLQVPLETVSRRHRLTWVQGKVQRVDPEAKKVYLPEQTLDYDYLVIATGAELALDLIPGLGIHSHSVCTPAHAVAAHRAWQEFLKDPKDLVVGAAPGASCFGPAYEFLFLAEHALRRHGLRDRVKITFITPEPYVGHLGIGGLANSDQLTRNLIEERGIETITNAEITALEPHRILLRDGRSIPFGYSMILPSFRGASFVRACGLGNEKGFLPLLPTLQHPNYPEIYGVGISVHLQPLEVTPVPVGLPKTGQMTEEMAIAASHNIAVALGELAADPVVPTLDALCFADFGDTGIAYIAAPVIPEALGQKRRLAYAIQGLWVSWVKAVFEHYFLLKMRWGLSVPWFEQWGLRLFFGLSLVRPLQSTALLEQQPTVKV
- a CDS encoding single-stranded DNA-binding protein, translated to MALSRQPLGLYWKEHDLLEAHRMNSCVLFAEVIQAPELRYTQENQMAVATMVVQFASLRSEEPPMSLRTVAWGNLGQKMQAECKVGDRLILEGRLKMDTIDRPEGFKEKRAELVVSRFYTVEGNIVDHPAQPATAPMATPAVTAPVTPRVAPPPPEPEDINLDEVPF
- a CDS encoding glycoside hydrolase family 38 C-terminal domain-containing protein; protein product: MHLSELIKKSRDYLHSLAVIESHHQWFPLSSPSCKELGDTPYPVNAKGHLAWPKGQQSLWLGQRITVPATVRGYDVTGLSLYLDLTWWADQATVYVNGQAVHAGDLFDHSVSFCLEEAVSAGQTWEVMLHLLSPSHDDGALVASRLRFASPTGIDPDFVATELEILEIFGETLNPQPLEPLLQEILESQGQRSSLDPLLTKLHGRLHAIATPLRDFTMHLCGHAHLDLAWLWPIAETWQVAQSTFRSILQLKEHYPELTFTHSTPALYAYLQTHAPELFGRIQEAVAGGWWDVAAGLWVEPELNLINGESIVRQILYGQQYVQQAFGNLSPIAWLPDTFGFPERLPSFLAQGGIRYFVTQKLRWNDTTRFPHGWFVWRDVAGAEVNALMSAPIGEGIDPVKMAAYAQEWWQQTGSRRSLWLPGVGDHGGGPTAAMLQQVRRWQQLGGIGPQWRWTTVRQYLEQLSQETPPTTHWQGELYLEFHRGCYTSHGDQKAAHDRAQRQLQQAECWSALAAITTSFSYPTEALKTCWQQLLFNQFHDILPGSSIPEVYAEVAPTWQQLLRTTETVLEEAQTALYQSIDCGAPPVTGAIPVVIFNGLVGDRAGVVHIDLAQLPQEIPSWRVYCPRGDYDLPVQLNAPQGCLTFRTPEVPGIGYTLLWLCPRSRPDTLPTPPLGYVLENNYLHVEIDPATGEITNLYDKLNHRPCLGDRGNQLQFFRDQGQYWDAWNIDPNYGQHRLAGATLEAIEWVTWHQLEQRLRVRWRFQSSWIQQDYVLQYQTPWLRIDTEIDWQEEHILLKAAFPLGIRAEQITCETPGGVTVRPTLPNPQLPAHEQTKWEVPFLTWVDLSTPEYGVSLFTDCKHGLDAQANQLRLTLLRSPTWPDPTSDRRQHRFSYGVFPHSGAWQAAAVPQWVAQFNHPLRSAIAHGTAKLFAPPNPSGTLPPHAHLLHWSDAHIQCLALKQAEDGQGWQLRVADVAGEGGTLVLHSTLIPWQIKALQTLLETPAEDADVVTLSPWQIQTCRLHP